A part of Thermoplasmatales archaeon genomic DNA contains:
- a CDS encoding TrpB-like pyridoxal phosphate-dependent enzyme, whose amino-acid sequence MKKVLIDEEEMPDEWYNIQSEIELPPPLNPVTLEPVKASDLERIFPKELVRQEISKEKWIKIPEEVKEIYRIWRPTPLYRAEKLEEFLKTPAKIYYKWEGVSPPGSHKPNTAVAQAYYNSKEGIERMTTETGAGQWGSALSFAYSLFGLRCTVYMVKCSFDQKPYRRILMETWGAEVIASPSNRTEFGRKVLKEDPDNSGSLGIAISEAIEDAITHENTKYSLGSVLNHVLLHQTIIGLELKKQFEKIDSYPDIICGCVGGGSNFSGGIFPFVPDKIKGEEIRFIACEPTACPSLTRGIYTYDHGDAARMTPLLKMFTLGHSFIPPAIHAGGLRYHGDAPLLCKLVNEGIVEKRAYSQNEIFEAAKIFAKTEGFLIAPESAHGLKGVIDEALRCKREKEEKIICFLNSGHGYFDLSAYELYNRGLLQNYELSDGEIVKALKKSNISIGR is encoded by the coding sequence ATGAAAAAAGTATTGATTGATGAAGAAGAAATGCCCGATGAATGGTATAACATCCAGTCAGAAATTGAATTGCCTCCCCCTCTAAATCCAGTAACACTTGAGCCAGTTAAAGCAAGCGATTTAGAAAGAATTTTTCCAAAAGAACTTGTCAGGCAGGAGATAAGCAAGGAAAAATGGATAAAAATACCTGAGGAAGTAAAGGAAATATACAGGATATGGAGACCAACCCCTTTATACAGAGCTGAAAAGCTCGAGGAATTTTTAAAAACACCAGCAAAAATATATTACAAATGGGAGGGCGTAAGCCCGCCAGGAAGCCACAAGCCAAATACAGCAGTTGCACAGGCATATTACAACTCAAAGGAAGGAATTGAAAGGATGACAACTGAAACTGGCGCGGGTCAGTGGGGCTCCGCCCTTTCTTTTGCATACTCCCTGTTTGGGTTGAGATGCACGGTTTATATGGTTAAATGCAGTTTTGATCAAAAGCCATATAGAAGAATATTGATGGAAACATGGGGTGCGGAGGTTATAGCGAGCCCGAGTAATAGAACGGAATTTGGAAGAAAAGTTTTGAAAGAAGATCCAGATAATTCAGGAAGCCTGGGAATAGCAATAAGTGAGGCAATTGAAGATGCTATAACTCATGAAAACACTAAATATTCTCTTGGCTCAGTTCTAAATCATGTGCTTCTGCATCAGACAATAATTGGGCTCGAGCTGAAAAAGCAGTTTGAAAAAATAGATTCATACCCTGATATAATATGCGGATGTGTGGGTGGGGGTAGCAACTTCTCAGGAGGTATATTCCCTTTCGTGCCAGATAAGATAAAGGGAGAGGAAATCAGATTTATAGCTTGCGAGCCAACAGCTTGCCCTAGTTTAACAAGAGGAATTTATACATATGACCATGGCGACGCCGCCCGCATGACACCTTTGCTAAAGATGTTCACTCTTGGTCATTCCTTCATTCCTCCAGCAATTCATGCTGGCGGGCTGAGATATCATGGAGATGCTCCTTTGCTATGCAAGCTTGTGAATGAGGGAATTGTTGAGAAAAGGGCTTATAGTCAAAATGAAATTTTCGAAGCAGCAAAAATATTTGCAAAAACTGAAGGATTTTTAATTGCTCCAGAAAGTGCACATGGTTTGAAAGGGGTAATAGATGAAGCATTAAGATGCAAAAGAGAAAAGGAGGAAAAAATAATTTGCTTTTTGAACAGCGGGCATGGATATTTTGATTTATCAGCATATGAACTTTATAATAGGGGTCTTCTGCAAAACTACGAACTTTCTGATGGGGAAATAGTTAAAGCACTGAAGAAATCAAATATAAGTATTGGAAGATAA
- a CDS encoding class I SAM-dependent methyltransferase — MQTKRMHDRMFIFAEKFLSKFFAKAYINFFEKAIIEEFEMVGIKENDKILHIGCGPLPNTLISLAKNIKARYFGIDVDEQAVNIAKEIVSKYNLDIKIEEGNALNYPIDGFDVIIVSFGVEPRSQVFERIRRDCKKNARIICRKQWDFLDPIFGKKELPNGFKVIGEHKRRDLIKSYLLKKL, encoded by the coding sequence AAAATTTTTATCAAAATTTTTTGCAAAGGCATATATCAATTTTTTTGAAAAAGCAATAATTGAAGAATTTGAAATGGTTGGAATAAAAGAAAATGATAAAATTCTTCATATTGGATGCGGTCCGCTTCCAAACACGCTCATCTCTCTTGCAAAAAATATTAAAGCAAGATATTTTGGAATAGATGTTGACGAGCAAGCAGTTAATATTGCAAAAGAAATTGTTTCAAAATATAATCTTGATATAAAAATTGAGGAAGGAAATGCCTTAAATTATCCAATTGATGGTTTTGATGTGATAATAGTATCTTTTGGAGTAGAGCCACGCAGTCAAGTTTTTGAAAGAATAAGAAGAGATTGCAAAAAAAATGCAAGAATAATATGCAGAAAACAGTGGGATTTCCTCGATCCCATATTTGGAAAAAAAGAATTGCCAAATGGCTTTAAAGTAATTGGAGAGCATAAAAGGAGAGATTTAATAAAATCCTATTTATTGAAGAAGTTGTAA